The following nucleotide sequence is from Strigops habroptila isolate Jane chromosome Z, bStrHab1.2.pri, whole genome shotgun sequence.
GCGCTGGACTGGATGGCCTCCCTCCTGATGACTCCAATCCTCACAGTCTCCAGGTCTCTGCAAGTGTTCAGCAACGCTTTTAGGATGTCTGAGAACACAGAAGCAACATCTATTCTAGTAAATTAAATATGCCTGGCACTGGCCTCTTGCCCCAAAGCCAGCTGGCCTGGAAAAACCCACTGCAATGCCATTGAGCTCTCTTGCCCTACCAAACAGGGTGGTCTCCTCTAACTGCCCATTGGGAATGCCTGTCCTAACTCCCAGACCGGCCCTGGGAACTGCCTGGGAGAGTGCCCAGGCCAAAACTGGGTCAGACGCTATTCTGACAATTCAACAGCATAGGTGATAGAGCCCTAGTGGCTGCTAATATTCTTTGACCCTGATTATGCACCTGGAGTAGTCAGACTCAGATCCATCTAGTTAGAGGTGCAATATAACACAGACTTCTTTATACATACATGATAAACAAGtgtaaacagaaaacacagtctATAATCTAAATACAGGCTAAATCTGTCTATATAAAGGCTGATTGTAAACAGAAGAGATTAAAGTTCACAGACTAATCCACAGGGGAACCAAACGGTTTTCAGCATCACTGTGTGATGAACTGCTTTCCTTATGTCTAACTTACCATGTCATAAGATTTACCTATCCCTATGTGTAAAGATTCTTAGGTAGGTGAATCCAGAcctgattctgtgattcattatCTATAATGTTCCAGTTACGTACAAAATCAGAGTTCATCTTCCCTTGACCTGCAAGTGGGAATTTTGGTAAGTAGTGCAGCAGCCCCATGCTGACTTGTGCCATCCAAGGGCTGCAGGTAACCTCACAGGTAGGAACCAGCAGCCTTGTCTCCCACCCCCAAATACCCTCTTGTGCCATCCCTACCCAGGGATCACAGTTTGGAGCACAGGAAGGAGTGCAGAAGCTGCTCGACACCCCAGCTGTCAGGGCCTAGTAGGCACCTTCCTACATAGGAACAGGAGCAATCCTGTTCCCACTGCTCCTGACACACACAGTGATTCCATTTTTCCACAGTGGATCCACAGCTGTTTCACTCTGGTCTAAAAAACATTTAGATCAGCAAAAGAATTCAGCacttgctgcagctcagcccttCTAATTGCTTATCCAGTTCTTTCTCCtgtctccttttgctttctcagacTCACACCCAACCTTCATCCTCTCTTCTGTTGTCTAAGTCCTCCTGTTACCCCACTTACCAGCACATTATGtgccagcagcccctgctcttCTTCAAGCTTAGCAAATGCTTGTTTTCAGATGCTTATCTAAAGCTTGCATGCACAGAAGAGCTTCTCCTGAGCCAAGTTTCTGTTTCTGCCTGGTCAATGTGCATCCCCCGCAGCACAGCTAGAGCTTATGCAAGGGCTGCATATGAGGGGAAAAACCCCTTTAAGTCTGGAATGGTGCTATTCATTAAATCAAGCCTTGACAATATTCCCATCATAACACAATAGACCAAGAGATTACATGACTACACGTCCCTTTCATGGCAAgaactttcctttttaatgtcTACAGCAGCACTTGTTATTGAAAAGACACCTGATTGCATCCGAATACTCTTTCTCTCTAAATATCAGTGAATGAGAAACATCCTGCTGTTCAGTAACAGAATCTCACAAAGCAGTGCCCACACAAGTGCTTTGACTAGGGAAGGGATGCACCTGCATGAAGCAGATGACACAGTCCCTTCCTGAGGTGCTAGAAATTCATGTATCACAACACAATCCCCAGCACTTGGGCAGAAGAACAGCACTGATGTGGCAATACTCTGACAGAGAGTAGTGACATTTGAGGTGACATGGTGGATACATGTGCAGATCAGTGATGTGAAAGGGTGGTGGGGCCCATGGTCAATATGCATACCATGAGGTTGCCATACTGCAGATGAGGTCTTTGGACAGGCCTGTGGTCAGATGTTCCTTTCCAGGCACCATCAACTCACATCCCTGTGTTTAGACCTTGCAGAAAGTAACTGATTACTGGAGATCAGTGCAGGAAACAGTAAGTGAAGAAGAGCGTTTgatgtgggattttttaaattataatatttatgtacatatttattttatttaaatgttttgcatGGAGGCAAAGTATTGAATACTCTGGAGATGAAAATGTTGTCCACAGATGGACTGTCTCATGGctaaaaacatctttctgaTGACAAACCTAAGTTGACAATTCTGTTAATAGGATTAGGTTCATTAAGGGACTGCTTTCTCTTATAAATCTGGCCCAGATAGCACGGAGCTTTagattttgcactgaaaaaggGGCCCTGCTTAGTCTTGAATTTCATGCTTTCATTTACAATGTGTGCTAGTGATTGATACTGGTAATATTCAGGGTTTCTATCCCCTACTAAGCTACCTGAAAtgactttcatttttcaaaataattaatgcATTATCACACATCTGAGAGCATTTTGCTACCAGAATGTATCAGAGTTGAATTTTTATCAGGGACATACAGCATGCACATAATAATTTCATTGTCTTCCTGAtataacatgtatttttacaagggctgatgaaaagaaagcagaccTTCACTCCAGAAGTGCTATATATACAAATGCCAAAAAGCATATCCTGCAAAATTTACTTGCAACCACTGCACATCAGCAAAGCTGAGTAGATGCTTAATATCTTCTTTGCTGGCCGAGAGCTCCTGTCCTACCTTGGAGGCAAGCCTTCTATTGTTACTGCAATCTGGCCCCCAAAGTGCGCTGTGTATACCAAAGTCAAGATCCTATGGAGATGGGGGAGATCACCACTGCATGCTCTCGGGTGCTGTGAGGTAGCAGTGTGCTTGTTGGAGGTCACCAAGGGTGACTGCAGAGACCTAAACACCATCTCAGAACTGAAAGAAGCACTACAGATGGGAGACTTTCAAAATCAGAGACACCCAAGCTCCGCTGACTTGGAGTTGAGAGCTGGGCGCCAAGTTGTCCTGACGCCTTTGAAACTACTGCTGTTCAGGAGCTGGCTCAGCACATGCCtcctaaaggaaaacaaagcctaATGATATTTTACTACTCAGCTGCTAATGAAAATGCTGGTGTTCAGAGGTTTAGGCCTGCAATCCAATCAACCACTTCAAATCTggtacctttttttccttttccataatTAATCTCTCTGTAATTAAACTCACCCTCAAGATacactttcctctttcttgtcACTATGCTGAGCACCCATGGCCTAGAACAAATGGTATATTGCAACTGATGAATACAGAGAAGCATAGCACATAATCTGCCCTTGCTCCTTCTACCCCTATATTGTGAAGGGCACTTAGGGACAGGACatgagggaatggctttaagatgcaagagaggagactgagatgagctcttaggcagaagttctttcctgtgaggggagtgaggcgctggcacaggttgcccagagaagttgtggctgccccatccctggcagtgttgaaggccaggttggacacaggggcttggagcaacctgggctagtggaaggtgtcccttcaTTTTTTAAGATGACAAACTGTGCCTTCTGctaattttaaaagccaaatgtCCTGACAGAGCGTGCTGATCTGAAACGAGTTGTTATATAGAACTGTGGTCACTTCAAATTTGCTTATGAAAGCTTTGTTCAACACTGATGCATGCAGAGGGTGAGCAGAGGCGGGTTAACTGACAGAGGCTTctccacagcatttttttcccttgctctcCCTCCCAGTACCAGCCTCAAACCATTCTGCCatcctttttaaaacagcacTTCTCTTTCTCGCAGTCACTTTGCAAGGGTTTGGTTGCAAAAAACCACGTTTGCAAAGTTagagaaaagacatttttcaccCCTGATTATAAGGCCTCCCCGAATGGTTAAATACAAGTGGTACAACTTTATCAAAGTCGCTAGGTTGATTCACTTCTCATGCAAATTGTAACTGGCCTCGAGGGTTCAAGCAAATGATGAAGAGTGGTGCAATTTGAGGAACGTGGCACTAGAGGGCCTCTGGCGGCTCAGTGTTAGAAACAACATCAAACACACTGTGCAAAAAAGACCTGAATTGTAATTCGTATTTACAGCATCTAACCACTTTCCGAGCCCAGGTGACTTTACCAGTTTCTAATTGCTTGACTGCTGGGTCTCTCCTTTCTGGGAAGACCCAGGGTGCAGAGATCAGACCACCAGATCACTGCCTCCAAAGGGAACAGCAACCAGAAGACTCCAGATAACAGCCTTTATTTGCTCAAATGATAAATTTTCAGCAAGTCCCTGAAGTCATATTTGACATAACTGTAAGAAAAAGACATCTTAAtgaagctggaaaaataaatctctttagAAATCTTTCATAAGCAATGAAGGAGTGACCAGGCTAAAAGCAGTTTAGTAGCATATAAACCACCACCATTCTCAGATTAGTTATTCCTGGGAGAACTCACATGACCCTTTAACAATCTATGAGTAAGGAGCCTATGCAACCCTGAGCCTCCAAAGACTTGGcagaaataagcttttttcACTGCCTGCACACAGACTGAAAGTTCAGGGATGGATGCAACCCAGGTTTTAGGAGACAGAAGGCTCTCTTTGCTATCACAGGCTGTGGGAACACATGGTCTACCTATCTGTGTCAGGGTGGAAGGAAGCAGCTCTTAAactttccccctttcccagtAAATCTGTGAAGTCAacaacagcaactgcagaaCCTGTGGCATGATGCAAACAGTGCAGAGTAACACAGCGTATGGGGCTAAATCAAAGAAACATGAGAGATCAGAACATGAAATCAATAAATGTTATGCATATAGTAGAATAATTTGGAAAGTCCATGAAACAAAGATCCTGCTCCCCTCTCAGAAGAGTCTGAACTATATTACACAATCTCTGAAACTACACAGATCTCTGAGAACTATGTAGAACTCTGCTTAAGACAGCATTGATTCTAGCAAAGACAACCCTCCAACCTGCACTTCCTTGCTTTCTAGGAAACTTTAGTGCCTTCTGGTTCATTCATTTCATCGATGTAGGGCTCTACAGTGCCTTTCTGTTAGGTTCACCTACTGAGCAGAGAAAAACAGGTCTAAAAGAAACAATCACCAAGGAAAACCATGGCTCTGGCCTCCTCCATTTCTGTACTGAACTGCAGTGGGCATCCCACTAGTGAAGGCAGTTTGTCATTTTCAGAACTGTGTTGGCAGTCAGTTTGTTTCCAAAGTTGGCCACTGAACTAGGTGAGGTCAGGAACTACAGGCTTACCTTTGGGAGTCTGTACTTTTCTCTCAGATGAACCCTCAGACAGGCTCgctctgcttttttctgtgcaaaCGCTGCATCTCTTTCCATCCTGGAAgtcagaaaaaatgtttcaagatACCACTAAAATAGAGTCTTTTACACTGAACCAGTTGCTTGGCTGCATAAAGCTACACACGGGAGTTATTCCCAAAGTTATGGATCTTGTCCAAAGGCACAGAAGGAATAATTATTGATATCAATAAAGTGAGGCTAAGGGGCCAGAATTCCCATCCTCCTGCTTGTTCTCAGAACAGTTCCCTTGAGTCCTGtgaagaaggaaagataaaCCAATTGGGAAGGATAAACTGCTTGCCTGGAATTTCTCTCTGTATTAGCTGTTACTGCTCACTGTAATAATGAACAACTCCAAAAAGCAGAACAGGGAAGTTATGCTTATTCCTTGCTTATTCCACTGGGGTGCTTACAAAGACACAGCTGCCTGCCAAGGCTCCTGTTCTACAAACGGGACATTCTCAGTATACCACCACACACACAATGGCAGAACAGTCTTTCTGGGTCAGACCAAAAGTTTATCTATCCTAGAGTCCCATGTCCATAGGAGATGGTAATGGAAACTTAGAGAAAGAATTTAAGAGGCCAAGCATCAAAACTGCCCAGCTTCCAAAAATCAGTGGTATAGGGTACCGGAGCTGGAAGTTCTCTCCATCATTGTCTTTAATAGCCTAGGATGGCCTCTGCCACCTATGACTTTTCCTGGTCTTTTCTGCATCCATTTATTGTTTGAGAACATTAACTGGAAGCCATCTTAAGCTTCTTTCAGCCACTCACTGATGGGAAGATTGGAAAGAGATTGTTTTGAGCCCTGGGAGATGTTCCCACAGGGCAGTGCATGTGCAGCATGACTGTACATCCCTTCAGGTATCCTTTGAGGCTGTGGGGCCCAAGGAGATGTTCTGCTCAGGTAGACTGGAGCTTTTCACTTGTCCTGGCATCATGGGAAGACCTGGCAAAACTTGCTCAGACAATCTCCCAGCATTGCCTGGCCTAATTTTACACCTTTTTGTTCTGGAGGATCTAACCATTCCCTGCAACATGAAGCTTTGTAGGAACAGGAAATGGGTATAGGAGTAGTTGCGTGACAGCCTGTGATGTACAGCACAAACTGGTGGTCACCTCGTGCTTAAACTCTTGTGACGCTGGAAGCACATTCTATATGACTGTGCTGGACACTGCCAGCACAAGCCCCCCGTCTGTTTCTGCATACGACATTCTCCTGAGACACAGTAAtctgtgcttttgtgtgtgtttaatcacaaaaaaccccaaacaaaacccaagccaaCCCAAAATCTGAGAAGAAGCCAAAACCGGGATGGCCAAGTATGACTCCAGCAAGGCACTTCTCCGATCTCCGCTCCCATGGAGTTGGAAATTGGGTAAAATCCAGAGCACCCTGAAACAGATGCTCTGCTTGTGGCAAAGATTTCTGACAGACATTTACAGAAGCACACTGCTGTGCACTGGCCTGAGCTTATGTTTCCTCTTTGAAACTACTTCAAATGTTCCTGCCATAGTTCCAAACTGTACTTTCCGAAGTACTGCACCAATTCCTCAGCACAGGTCAGTGTGTAACACACATACCACACTTGAAAACCCTACAGAAGTAATCCTTTTCCCAAGCATTTTCCTTATCCCAGGAACACTGTTTTGATTCTCAGTTTCAATCAAGCATCCTCCTGCTGTCAGATGGTTCTCTCCCTTTTAAATATCCCTTGacaaaaagcacagcaaaacatTCTGCATTCTGTTCCAAAGCAAATGATACTATTCAGGGGTTTATGACAGAAAGGGCTGCTGCTAAATACAGACCCGGATATCTCAATGCCGTCAGTCATTAACCTTTCACCTATAATCATCTTACATGAAGGATTTACACAACCATTATGTAATTGACCATTACAGGAACAGATGCATTTGAGCTTTAAAAGTCAAGcgttttatttataattatgtATGATTTGAACTCCTACCTGTCAAGTCCTCTATTTTACTTCTGGTTTGATATTTAAACGCAGCAAGTGGTAAAAATTGTAGTTACAGACAAAAGATTGAGATTTATCAGTTGAAAAGTTTTGATTTAGTAGgttgtaaaaaaaccaaaacaaaacaaaaacaaaaacaaacaaaccaaccaatcCTAAAAAAAGCAACTACAAAAAGTAACCATCTTCAAACTTTTATCTAGATAAATATCATCCATTTAATGTAGCACTCACTGCTTTTTCCATGTCTGCCATAATAGATGTAGACAAATAAAAGATTGGGTATTGAAAGCGTATCCACACTGAGTTCTAGGCGAACAAATCATACGCATCTTAGAATTAACTCCTGCACAACAGCTTGTACCTACGGAAAAGTGACAGATAAAGTAACATCAACTAGGAATGAATCCAGCCTATCAAGGCGTGGAGATAGCAGGAAAGCATAGGAGAGAgctggggggggacaggggacaCGGACGGACAGATGACACACACAGTATTTCATCATTTCCAGTTGGTGaacttttattttggaaagtcTCTTTAGCAAAGATTCATCTGCtttaagaaaagggaagagtGCTGaatgtttggctttttcttgGGTTATTTTTATCTGCACAAAGTTACCAACTATCAGCCCCGTACTGATAATAAGGGAACAGGTACTCACTTCTCCTCAACCATTTGCTTTTGATATTCCTCATACTCCTCTCTGGTCATTCCCGCAGCTGCTGCTGGATCAGAAGGagtgctttcttctttgctttcttcccctccacctccAAGTCCCAAATTCTTTACCTGGTTGCTCAACATACTTTTCATTAGAAAAGCCATCTTCAGGGAAAAAGGAGCTATAAGCAAACTACTACGagaaagccaaaccaaaccaaaaacgTTCTCAAAACCAGTAACTATAAGCAAGAGAGTTTCTACAGCCCCATCAGCTCTTCAAGGGCACAATGCTAGTGAAACGTGAATGACAAAACCAGTTTGTCAGCCATAATCTGGATTAAAGAGTGAACTCCTTAATATCTAGAGGCAGATGGTTCAGATTACTCCAAAAAAATCATTAGATGCAGCTACCTACTTTTTATATTAATACCTTAAGCTAATTGtacccatgcacacacacaaatcaatTATAGTGTGCAACAGCATTTTGACTTCTTAAGTCTTGAAACTCTCACTTTCAGAGATGAAAACATCCCCTGGAACACAATAGAACTGAATTAGAAACCTGGTTGACTAAATGCCCATAGTGAAATTGTGAATTTCAGGCTACAGAGCCAAAAACCCTTTTGGATATACACTGGAATTCCTCATTAAGCAAAACCCCCAATCCTTTTTATCCATTAATGTTTTATCATATTGGACAGAAAGTACCTGGAATGATTCTTCTTCATCCACTTTTCGTATGGTTGGTTTGCCTCACAGACGAATGGGGCAGTACTGCTAGGGTTACTCGATTTTCAAGGAAATAAtcacaagaaaagcaaatcacATCTTCCTACTTTTCATTCCTTAGTATTTATTTCAACTCCTCTATGTGGAGGCTGCCTCCATCTAGCTCACCACTTTGACTGGTGCTGCACAGAATACCTAGTGTTTTTAATCTTGACTGTCAGCAAAGGAGAAATTTATCTCACTGATTCTGTATGCTATAATACACCCTCGCTAGCTTTTGTTTGTGGATTGCTTCTATAGGTCTTCATCTTTCAACCTTTTATTACATCATTAGCCTCACCAGGTCTATTCAGGTGAAGATTTTCAGGATCTGCTATCGAGACTATAGGctattttgggaaagaaaatcatCTGATAGGTCTCAAAAGTtcctgggtttgggttttgagCATTTATCCTACTATTACTGACTGCACATGCCTTAATGAAAGACTAATTTTGATTATCTAAATGGTTCTCCTAGCACTCATAATTTCACCGAGAGATGGGAGGATTCCCGTTTGCCTAAAGCCTTAATCTGTATTAGAGCCTTTTAATTAAAGCAGACCTCTTActactaacaaaaaaaaaaaaaaaaaaaaagggcaggaCATTTAATAATCCTGGATTATTAATGATTAAACAGGAAACCTAATTTTTGAAGTAGAGTATCACTCAGAAGCACAAATTCCAAATCACAACAAAACTACTTTGCTGGCACTTGAGAAGTCCTGCAAACTGGCCTAATCCAGCATCTCTTTCAGGACAAGGACAGTCTTTGGAGGAGCACTCAGACTGCTGAGCAGTAGGGGCAATCCCATGACCCAGGACAAGTCCACAAGAG
It contains:
- the CPLX4 gene encoding complexin-4; the protein is MAFLMKSMLSNQVKNLGLGGGGEESKEESTPSDPAAAAGMTREEYEEYQKQMVEEKMERDAAFAQKKAERACLRVHLREKYRLPKSELDENQIQMAGDDVGLPEDLQKMVAEDQVEEEDKDSILGQLQNIQNMDMDAIKEKAQATFTEIKQAAEQKCSVM